The Eubacterium ventriosum genome includes the window GAATTGACATTAGGAATGAAGCAAGTGAAGACAGAAGATGGAGCGATAACACATGCTTGGAGCATAATCATAAACCCGGAAGAAGAAATAGAAAGTAATATGTATAATTACATTTTAAAATATTTATCTGATAATTATAGAACAAGCATAAAAATAACGAAAGATTATATACGTTTTCAAAAACGTCAATTATACACCTGGGGCTACGAACTTAACGATCTAGTTTATGTGTTTAACAACAAAAGTGCGTTAGACAATTATCAGTATGATAATGCGGTATATGACATCGTCAAAGTAGCAGACAGATGGTATTATGGAACAACCAATGCATACGGGCTGGCATATTAAAGAAGTACATTTTAATTAGAACTATTTCATTACACAGTTTTCTCTATAGTATTGATTTCAAAAAATATGCAGAGAAAACTGTGTGGGAAATATGAATGTAGGATTATGCCTATTGCAATAAATACAAGGGAAAATGAATCACTTAAAGAAGGAAGGTAAAACTATGAATCAAAGGAAGAAATGCTTATGCATAATTTCATTATTATTAATGGGATTACTTTTTGATATTCACATAGAAGCAACCAAAGTAAAGGCAGAAAACATGACACAACAGGTTTCTGCTCCTAAAGGATTTCAGGGAGCATCCACTAATGGAAAGATAAAGCTTAAGTGGAAAAAGAACAGTGATGCAAGTGGCTACATACTATATAGAAATGAAAAAAAGCTAAAGACATTAAAGTCAAAAAACACATCATATGTGGACAAAAAAGTAAAAATCAACAAAAAATATAAATATCAGATACTTTCTTATAAGAAAACAGAAACTCAAACTGCAAAAAGTGCAAAAAGCTACAAAGTAACAGTAGTTGCAACAGACAAGAAATCAAAAAAACTAAATGCTGCAAGATTTGTAAATATTAAAAGTAATTACAAGATTGGATGGGGCGAAACATTAAAATTAAAACCGGTAGCAAAGTATTCAAAAAAAATCAAAGGAAAGTATAAGAAAGGTAAAAAGGTATACAGCAAGAAGATTAAATGGAAATCCTCAAATCCACAGCTTGTAAAGGTTAACAAAAACGGAAAAATCACGGCGACATCAGAAAGGGTAATCGGAACAGGATAACAGCAAGAAGTCATAACGGAATAAGGAAGACCATAAATGTAAGTGTGGTTAACTTTTCAGGATTAGACAAGATACAAAATCTGAAAAAAGTTAAGGACAAAAACATTATAAAAATGTTAACTGATGAAAAGCAGGAGACATCTGATATCGCGGATTATTTTCAAAAGAACAAAGTCAATGAAGAAGTTGAATTAGAATTTGGACAAAGGAAGGTAAACACAGAAGATGGAGGAATAACATATGAAATATGTATAAAGATGAACTCAGAAATAAAAATAGAAACGGATATGTATAATGAAATATTAAAATGCATAGATGATAATTTTATTAAAATAAAAATAACACCTGAATATATTCGTTTTCAACATAATTATTTATACACCTGGGGTTACGAACTTAATGATCTAGTGTATGTGTTTAACAACAAAAGTGCGTTAGACAATTATCAGTATGATAATGCGGTATATGACATTGTTAAAGTAGCAGACAGATGGTATTATGGAACATCCAATGCTTATGGGCTGGCATATTAACTGGATATAGGGATGAATTAAGTCATATAAAAAACTAAGTGATTTTTGAAAAGATTACAGAAAATAAAGGTCGATATGGTTACAGACGAATTCACGCCCTACTTAAGCGTGAAAATATAATTGTCTCAGAAAAAGTTATTCGTAGGATTATGAAAGAAGAACAACTTGTAGTAAAAATCAAACGAACTCGTAAATATAATTCCTATCAAGGTGAAATATCTCCAGCAGTAGATAATCTAATTAACAGAAATTTTTCTGCATCTAAACCTAACGAAAAGTGGTTAACAGATATAACCGAGTTTGCAATTCCGGCAGGAAAGGTTTATTTATCGCCTATAGTAGATTGTTTTGATGGCTTACTTGTCAATTGGAATATAAGCACTTCTCCAGATGCATTACTTGTCAATTCTATGCTTGACGATGCAGCTAAATTACTATCTGTAGGAGAAAAACCAATCATACATTCAGACAGAGGCGTACACTACCGCTGGCCAGGCTGGATTTACAGGATTGAGAAAAATGGTTTCATACGATCAATGTCAAAGAAAGGCTGTTCACCTGATAATTCTGCCTGTGAGGGCGTATTTGGAAGAATTAAAAATGAGATGTTCTATAATGCAGATTGGTCTGGGGTAAACATCTCAGAATTTATTGGTATTTTAAATGATTATCTTTATTGGTATAATGAAAAAAGAATAAAAAAATCATTAGGATATTTGAGTCCTATAGAGTACAGACATAGACTTGGATTGGTCACTTAGATAGTCCAAGAAAATGTCCGCACCCTCGACTCGTTAAGTATAAAGATTTATTTTTTTGTTTTTCGTTGCTTAACGACAATATCGTCTCCGATTGCTTTTTTAGCAGTGAAATTTCCTACGTGGTCATCAAAAAATAAATCTTTTTCCCATACTTCTCCAGTTGTAATAGAGTAAATAGGGTATATTGTTATTGTTACAGGATATTTGTAAGTATTACTCCAACTTATACTAAATTTATTTGTTTTGGTAACGTTGTATCCCAACTGTGCGTTTAATATTTTTGATGTAACTCCACCAGAAGCAGAAAATGTGTTACTTATGCTAACACTTTCTGAAATTTTTACTTTTCCAGCAGGTCTTTTATATTGTCTTAAGACATTACTTTTATCTGTTTTTCTAGTTACTTTTTTTGTTTTTTATACAATAATCATCACCAAAATATAATGTTTGTATCATAGCATTTTCGTTAGGAACATCAATATGTCTGTATATTTCTATTATATCTGGATCGTATTTCAGTCCCATTGATTCTTGGTATTCTTTTATTTCCTGCTTATTTGTAATATGTATAGTTCCTTCCTGGGAAAATTGATTTGTTTTTGTAGCTATTTCAGCATTGCTAACTTTGTCATAAGTCAAATTATCTCCAAGTGTAGCTGCGGATGAATTAATAGAAATACATAATGTAGTAATCATACAAATTGTAATTAAGCTTAATAATTTCTTCATAGTGTTTTACCTCCTGTTATTTGTTATCAATCTTTAATTTCCCGAGAGAATAAAAGTATTGCACACGCGATATAAATAATTGATATAACGAGCTCTAAAAAATTCAGTGAAACAAAAGGTTTTGTATTTATTTCATATAATGATTTTATGCAAAATATCATAATCATTGCATATCCAATTAAGGTTAATAAGATATTTTTCTTGGATTTATTTTTCTTTTTAACAATAAAAAAAGAAAAAAATGTAAATGATAACATAAACAAAAGCAATGCTATATTAACAATTCCATACAAATCATAATAATCGATGAATCCTATAAAACCTGTATACCAGGTTCCAGATTCTGACTGTCTGGCAATGGGAGTTTGAAAAAATGTTGATATTAATTTTATTAGTATAAGGAAAATAATCGAAATAGCCATTCCAGATCCTGGCAATATGAATTTGAGATGCCTTTTGATTGCAGTGGCTTTTGTGCCTACATTTTCATTATTTGCAATCTTATTTTGTTCGTTGCTAAATTCCTCCTCAAATTGGTCTTCTTTATCATCATTCATAAGATAATCTAAAGAGCAATCAAAAAAATTGCTTATCTTTACTAAATTATTAATATCCGGTAGGGTTCCTAGTTCCCATTTTGAGATGGCTTGTCTGGATACACATAACTCAGAAGCTAGTTGCTCTTGCGATAAGTTATTATCCTTTCTTAATTTTTGCAATTTACTAGAAAACGTCATTATTTATATCTCCTCTCCTTCTTGTTTTTTGTATAGTACAATAACTCAAGCTACCAAATTGCTTAAAAAATTAAAAAGTGAGCCCCCCCTATCTCGCAATCTATAAATTTGGATATGAGTAAATGTACAGTTACAAATTTTAGTGAAAAAATGAAAATCCTCAACCATTTAAAGTTGGAACTTCCGCAACTCACAGTAGCATCTTGCCTATTTCAGGCGTTTCTCTTGTATTTTTCGTATGTAAATTCTATACATTTGCAATTTATAATATCATAAATATTAGGAGAGATTCAAATTATTTTGAATCATTTACCTTCGAGAGTATCTCTTAATTTTTTATCTGAAGTGTAAAAAATTAAAAATATTTTGCAAGAATTTCTGTATGTTGTAAAACAAGAGAAGATAGAGAAAGTAAGATTGTATATTGATTAGTGGCAAAAAAATAAACCAAATTGAAGATAATAAAAATAACTTAATGAAATAGCTAACTTATGTTATAATTCCCTCGTGGCAACACGAAATCAGAAGGATAATACAGATTATATAACATAGGTAGAAAAACGGCTGAAAGAACATTGAACTTAAACAAATATGCTTAAGCTATACTCTGTACACGCTGAGTCATAATCGTTAGAGCACAGTTCCTTTTCTTTTTCATATTCATTCAATAATTTAAACCACAATACGGTTTATTTTCCTAAATCCCATCCACGTTAGAATTCGACATAGACACACTGCAATAGTAAAATATAACCATAAAGTTTGAGACCAACAAACCTTAAAACTTTAAATCAAAAATAAATAAATGCCTTATTGAGAACAGTAGTTTAAGAAACTGACTGTTTTTCAATAAGGCATTTTTTATTGCAAAAATGGAGGTGTCTTATGAAAAGTGAAAGCATTTTAGTTGTTCCACCGTAGGAGTGAAACAGGGCCAATATTAGAATTATGAAATTTTTTAGGAGGACAAATATGAATTTAAATTACGAAGAATTTAAGGAAAAGATTAAGGAAGATATTAAGGATTACATGGATGAGAAGTACAAGGATTGTGGAGTTGTAATCAGAAAGGTTAATAAGACTAACCGTGAGGTTGATGGATTAAATTTTTATGATATTCCAGGATTAAAAAATGCCACACCAACATTATACGTAAACAACCTGTATGAAGAATACGAAAGAACAGTAAATTACGAAGATGTTGTAAGAATGGCAGCTGAAACAATGGAAAATGGAATTGAATCATTTAACAAGGAAATTAAGGCAGATTTTTTAGATACGTCAAGACTTAAGGATAACGTATTTTTTACATTAATAAATGCTGAACAGAACAGAGAGTTATTGAAGACTGTTCCACACAGAAAATTTGAAGACCTTGCAATTGTGTACAGATGGAATCTTGGAAATGATTCATTAGGAACATATACAAATCTTGTTAACAATGATTTAGCAGCAAAGGAAGGTCTTACAGAAAATGACTTATACAATGCAGCAAATAAGAACACAAAGGAATTATTCCCAGTGTCAATTAAGAACATGAATGAAGTCATTAGTGAAATTATATTTGGTGAAAGTGAATTGGGTGAAGAAATGCAGGAAGAATTCAATGAAGTAATGATGGAAACACCTAATGAACATTCAATGTATGTAATTACAAACGAAAGTAAATTGTATGGAGCAGCTTCAATTTTGTATGAAGAGCCACTACACGAATTAGCAGAAAAAATTGGAAGTGACCTGTATATTTTGCCATCAAGCATCCATGAAGTTATTGCCGTATCAGCAGATTTTGGTTTACCTGATGAATTGGCAGAAATGGTTTATGAAATCAATATGGACCAGGTAGACATTAATGACCGTCTTTCAAATCAGGTATATTGCTACGACAAGGATTTAAGAACATTAAGACTTGCAACAGACACAATAAATAAGAGTCTTGATGACGTTGACCGTGGAGCAATATCAAGTCCGGAAAGAGAGGGCAGATAGTCATAGAAGATTTTCAAAAAGAATTGGCAGAGAGGATAAAAAGTGAAGTTGCTAACTGCAGTTCGGATGAAGAGTTTTTCATTAAAGTTGAGGTGATTGCAGATGGAAAAGATAAATCAGGTATCAATTAGACTTGTAAAGGAACGACCGCTGCTATCAGAAGAACAACTTACATCCCCTGAAAAGGTGGCAATGGTAGTTGGAGATTACATAAGGGATATGGATCGTGAAGCTTTATGTGTAATCAATTTTAACAGTAAGCTTCAGCCATTGAATTTCAATCTGGTAAGCATTGGAGCAATAGATACTACAATTGCTTCGCCAAGAGAAATACTTAAGTCAGCAATATTGTCAAATGCAGCAAATATGATGATTTTACATAACCATCCATCCAACATTTTAGAACCATCAAAGGAAGACATCAGAACTACGGCAAAGCTAGTTGATATTTGCAATCTGGTGGGAATACCTCTTCTGGACCACATTATTGTTGGTCCAGATAAGGGGAGGTATTTCAGCTTAAGGGATAAGCAGTTGGTTGATTTTAGAAAAAGCAGTATATATTCAGACAAGTTAGAGTTCTTAAATTTTAAGAAAGATAAGGACATAAAAATAGCCGAGGAAGTAAAGGTTAGATAAATAAAAGGGGTTTGGGGATATGCCACAACAAGAATGCATTTGTATATACAAATGCGTATCTTGCAAAAGACATAGCCTACATTATTTTACAGAAGGAAGGTGGAGATATGAGTTCAGATAAAAGAGACATTACTAAGCTTATAAGATTCAATGACAGGGAATATAAGATAGTAATGGAAAATGCAAATGCCTGTAACATGAATTTCTCAGCCTATGTCAGATATGCAATTTCAAACATAAAGATGCCAAATCCTGATATGAGAAAACATATTCTTAAACTTATTAATGAGGTCAATCACATAGGTAATAACGTTAATCAGATTGTCCGCAATAATAACAGTGGTTTGTATATGGACAGTGATAAGACAAGGCTTATGGAGTACATGCGATTACTGAATCTTAAGGTGGGAGCTTTTATGGAAAAGTATGGCGATTAGCAGAATATTACACATGAATAGCCATCACTGTTCTAAAGGCTCACATCTGCAGGTGGCAATTGATTACGTCTTAAAGGATGAAAAGACCATGAATGGTCTGCTTACAGGAAGTGTTAACTGCATAAAAGAAAATGCCTATGAGTGTATGAAGGGGACAAAAAGACTTTATGGAAAAATGGACAAAAGACAGGGGTATCATCTCATCATTTCGTTTGAAGAAAATGAGTGTGGTGGAGATACAGCAATGAAGGTTATAGAAGAATTTGTTCACGAGTATCTGGAAAGCGATTACGAGGTAGTATATGCAGTTCATACCAATACAGACCACATTCATGGTCACATCATCTGGAACAGTGTGCGTTTCACAGACGGATATAAATATCATTACAAAAAAGGTGATTGGGAAAAAGACATTCAGCCAAGAATAGACAGAATATGTGAAAAGTACAATCTTTCAACACTGGATAAATCAATTAAAAAAACAGACAAAAGGGAATGGGATGTTTTAAAGAACGGGCCGTTTATATGGAATGAACAAATTAAACAGGACATAGAGGCGTGTGTTTTAAGAGCTTCAGATTATTCAATGTTTCTGCAAATGCTTGAAGCAGAAGGATATGAAATAAAGCAGGGGAAATATCTGGCAGTAAAACCGCCGGGAATGGAAAGATTCAGACGTACAAAGACGTTAGGACAGGGCTATGGAATTGATGAATTAAAAGAAAGAATTGTAAAGGAAAATCTTAATACTTATAGAAGTAATCAGATAGTAAGATCTCCAAGAGTCAGAAGGTTTAAGTCAAAAAAAGTAAGAAAAACGAGGATGACAGGATTGCAAAGACAGTATTTTAGGGAAATGTATCGTTTGGGAAAAATAAGAAAACAACCATACTCACAGGTATGGAAATACAGGAAGGATGTTAAGAAGTTTAAGTTATTACAAAAGCAGTATTTATTCCTTGCAAAGTATGACGTTACTGATGTGGAACAAATATCTGATGTGCAAAAAGATTTGAGAAAAAAGGTGTCAGTATTGCTTAAGGCAAAGAAGGTAATTGTTAATGAAATGGACAAACACCTTAAGGTATTTCAGGCAGTGGAGAATATAGATAAGGAAAAGAAAGCAACCATTTTCTATAAGATGGGTGATGACACATTTAAGGAATCAGAGCAGATTGTATCAGAAGCAAGGGCAACACTTAAAGAAGAGGGAGTGTCATTTGAGAAAGTAAAAAAATTAAAGGAATATTATACAGAACTTTTGCAGGCAAATGAAAAGGAAATAAAACAACTAAGAAAAGAAATTGGTGTAGGTTACAAAATCATAAAGGAAGTAAAAGTAAGGCAGGAGAAAAAAGAAATTGAGGAAAGAGCAATTAAAGAAGAAAAAAACAAACAGGAAGAACAGGAGAAAAAACATGTTAGAAGGAAGTGATTTATGTGGAACAGGCAAAGGAATTTAAAAGTGAATTTCAGATAGCCCAGAAGAATAGAAAAGAGAATATGAGAATTGAGAAAAACATCAGAAAAGGAGAACCGGTATCCCTGATTAAGAGATTGTTTTTCTCTAAAAAATACAATAATGATTTGGTGGAGAGATTGGCAGATGGAGATTTGACAATTGCACAGATGAAACAGATAAAAATTGCAATAAAAAATAAACTGTCTGAAAAACAGATTGATTCATTGATTAACTGTAAGAAAGATGAAAAGGCAATGGCAACAATAATAGACATAGCAATCATGCTTAACAATGGGCAGAGGAGGTGAGCATATGTCAGATGAAATTTCACAGGCAATACAGATAATAAGACTTGAATTTGATGGTTTGAGATTTGGAATGGACATAACAGGTGGAACAGTGAAGCAGGCAAAAAATCTGGCGGTGTTCATTTATGCACTGCTCACAAGAGAAAAGCTTCAGGGAAAGACATCATTGAAAAAGATGTTAAGTAAGGATGGTAGTTTGCAGATATTAAAAATCAGGGAAGAGGACATGAAGAAGTTTAAAAAACTTGCAAAGAAATATGGAATTCTTTATTCAAAACTTCCGGACATAAACAAGTCAGACGGAATGACAGAAGTTCTCTTTCACACAGAGGCAACACCAAGAATAAATACATTAATCGAAAAGTTAGGCAATGGAAGCATTGAGAACTTAATGGATTATGTAAGAAATGGTAAGGATGGAGATTTTGAAAAGGTTGTTGATTATCTTAAGAAAGAAAACATTTTAAAAGATACTCCCAGTGAAGTCGAACCAGAAAGAAAGGAACAGTTAGACAGGTATGCAGATGAACTTAAATACAATGCAATGATAAATGATCCTTCAAGAGTAGATATTACCATTTCAAGGAAACTTTATGAAGAGGAAAATCTTACATCCATAAAGACAAGGGTTCCTAATACATATGGTGACAATGTCAGATACTTATGGCTTGATAAGTCAGATGTTGTATCAATTAACGGTGGAAAGACTTTCTTCGCATATCTTAACAAGGACAAGGAATACGAACTTGTTGACAGAGACGGGCAGGTGGCAGAGAAACTTTCAGGTCAGAATTTACAGAAGCAGCATTATGACAGCGTGGATGTAACTGTTAAACACAGGGCATTACAGGAACAAAGAAGAGGTAAAAACGAAATGGAACAAAAATACAAAAAGGTTGGGACTCCGGGTCCCAAGGTCAGAAAAACAGAATCGGTTAAAGGAACTCCAAGGGGGCGATAGCCATGAACAGAAAGAATTCAATAGTAATTCCCTGTTTAATAATTGGAGAACTTTTTACCATTTATGTTTCATACGTTCTAAATGGCGTATGGAACACCAATGGCGATATAGTACTAATTCTTAATAAGTTTAATGCTGCAATAAAAAATCCATTCGGACATTACTACAATGCCAATACATTAAGAGCAGTAATCTATGGTTCGTTAATATACGGAATGGCAGTTTTAATGTATGTGACAAGCAGAAGAAATCTTATGCATGGCAAGGAATATGGTACTGCAAGATTTGCAGATATACGAATGGTTAATAAGGCACTTGCAGATAAGGATGAAAGCAAGAATAGAATATTAAGTAATAACGTGCGAATGAGCACTGATACCAGTGTTACCGGTTTGAATAACAACATGCTTGTAATCGGAGGCTCCGGTGCAGGAAAAACATTTTACATTGTAAAACCAAACATAATGCAGATGCTGCCAAAGGGATCCTTCATCGCAACCGATCCAAAGGGAGGTGCGAAACGTTCCATAGTGAAAAGCTATGGCACGATTGCAACTAATAATTGAATAAAAAATAGTAGTAAATCGGAGAACTAAACACACGATATGTCGAATGATGGAGTAACGTTCTGAAAGGCAACCCTAATCCTCCGACTTGCACCTAAGTTAGTAGAAACTAAAGTGTAAGAAGCTCGGTGAAGTCGGCAGAGAGATACCGAAACAGATTAGATGTCGAAAGCATTTCAGAGGTGAGATGTGTATCCTATATGCCGGGGGTCTATAAACTATCTATGGTGAGAATGAAGAGAGTTAAGCTCTTCTGACGAAACTTCGAATGTACGGGTCTATATCGGGACTATGTAGAAATGCATAGTGGCACAAATAGTGCCGTTACTGTGGGCGAGTAAGACTCCGCCTTTATGAAAGTCCATACATTGTTACAGGCAGTGTCAAGGTAACAGGCTCATAGAAGGAACCTAAGGATAGATGTAAAGATAGTGTGTTTGGAACGTTGGAAGCTGACAGCGTGGAGAATCTACTTTCTACGAAACGTATCAAACGGGAAAATCACAATAGTGATATAAGTGAGATTATGTCAGTGAAAGCGGAGGTATAGTACCGAAGAAACCGTGATAATAAGTGGTGGAGGGAAGACCTCTAGTCATACAGTTAAACAAATTAAAGTCGAATGGTATGGGTTCGAGTAAGACTAAGAGATGTAATCACTCCCAGATAGGAGGTTACAGACCATGCTAAAGAAAACCAAATTGAGATACAACGAATATTATGATATGCAAAGAGTATATGATTCATTGTATTCAGCAAGTAAAAACGGTAACAACTTTTATAAGTTACTGGAGATTATTGGTTCAGAAGAAAATATCAGGTTAGCATATAGAAACCTAAAGAGTAATAAAGGTAGTAATACCAAGGGAACTGATGGAAAGACAATAGACGATATTAAAGAACTAACAGATGAAACTGTGATTAATACAGTGAGAGAGATGTTAGCTGACTACAAACCTAAGTCTGTCAGAAGAGTGTACATTCCAAAACCAGGAAGTGACAAGAAAAGACCATTGGGTATTCCGTGTATATGGGACAGATTGGTTCAGCAGTGCATATTGCAGGTCCTTGAACCAATCTGTGAACCTAAGTTTCACAACCATTCATATGGTTTTAGACCAAACAGAGACACACATCACGCAATTAGTAGAACAGTTAGTATGATAAATATGTACAAGCATTACTACTGTGTTGATGTTGACATAAAAGGGTTTTTCGACAATGTCGACCACGGAAAACTTTTGAAACAGATATGGACACTTGGAATAAGAGACAAGCGTTTAATAAGTATCATAAGTAAGATACTTAAGTCAGAAATAAAGGGAGAAGGAATACCGACAAAAGGTACACCACAAGGTGGAATAATAAGTCCACTACTATCCCTAATAGTCTTAAATGAATTAGATTGGTGGATAAGTAATCAATGGGAAACATTCAAACCAAACAGAATGTCTAATGTTGAAGCATTTCGAACATATGCGAAGAAATACACCAATCTGAAAGATGGATTTCTAATAAGATATGCAGATGATTTCAAAATAATGTGTGGAAGTTATAACGAAGCACAGAGATGGTATCACGCAACAGTGGATTTCTTAAAAACAAGATTGAAATTGGACATAAGTGAAGAAAAACCAAAAGTCATAAATCTTAAGAAAAACTCATCAACATATTTAGGTTTTAAAATAAAAGTCGTTCCAAAGGGGAAGACCAGATATGGTTATATAGCAAAGACTGATATGAGTGACAAGGCAATTAAGAATGCAAAAAGCAATCTAAAAGCCAAAATAATTAACATTCGAAAAGACAACCCAACAGTGGCAATTAAAAACTATAATTCAGCCATTAGAGGAATACAAAATTATTATTGCATAGCAACAAATATTTACAACAATTTAACGGATGTGAATTACGCTCTCTTACCAACCATAAGAATACGTCTTAGAGACATTAGCAAAACAATTCCATTTAAGGAAACAGACATTAATTTTCAAAAACAAACAATGGGTATTCAGAAAGAAACAAAAATTGTAACCATAGGAGATATGTGTTTACTCCCATTAACGGGAGTTCACCATAGGAGTCCTATGAATTTCTCTCAGGAAATAAGTAATTATACTTCAAAAGGTCGAGAGAAAATACACAAGAATTTAATGCTTATTACACAAAGAGAATTTGAAGCCATAGCTAAAATGAGAGACCCAACAGAAACAATAGAATTTAATGACAATAGTTTATCAGCATATGTCATTCAGCAAGGAAATTGTTACATAACGGGTAAGAAGTTAGATGTTAGCCATATGAAGTGCATTAGAAAGAAACCTTTAAAAAAGAGGGGAACTAATAATCACGGAAATATAATCTTTATAAATTCAGATGTGTACAAGGCAATATTTACGAGAAAGATGGTTGAAGCCCAAGGTTTATTAAGAAAATTTAAGTTGAATGAAGAACAATGGAAAAAAGTTAATTATATAAGGCAAAATTATGATTACCAAAAGGTTTAGACAATAAATAATTTGCAAATGTATGATGGCACGCCGTATGAGGCGAAAGTCTCACGTACGGTGTAGAGCAGGGGAAAAGGTGGAGATAATATCAAATCCTTACCTATTGCTATAAATCGCAAGAGCCACGGCAAATATGTTAAAGAAAAACGGTTACAACGTGAAGGTTCTTAATCTGATAGACATGGCAAAGTCAGACGGCTATAACCCTTTCAGATACATACGAGAAGAAAATGATGTTGTAAAGCTGGTAACAAACATAATAAGCAATACAACACCAAAGGAAACAGCACCATCAGATCCTTTCTGGGAGAAATCTGAAAGTATGTTTTTACAGGCATTGTTTTATTATGTATGGCTTGAAATGCCACCAAACAGGAAGAACTTTCAATCAGTACTTGACTTACTTTCAGAAGCAGAAGTTGATGCAAAAGGCAATGATTCAAAACTTACAAAGAAGATGAAACAGCTTGCAAAGACAAGCAAGCTTAAGCAAAATCATCCTGCCTATAAGCAATACATGAAAGTAATAAGAGGTGCAGGAGATACGGTGCGTTCCATCATAATCAGTGCCAATTCAAGGCTTGCATTATTGGAAAATCCGCAGATACTTAGAATTCTGTCAAAAGATGACTTGCATTTAGAGGAACTGGGAATAGGTGTAAATGGTGACAAACATACAAGAACTGCATT containing:
- the ltrA gene encoding group II intron reverse transcriptase/maturase; translation: MLKKTKLRYNEYYDMQRVYDSLYSASKNGNNFYKLLEIIGSEENIRLAYRNLKSNKGSNTKGTDGKTIDDIKELTDETVINTVREMLADYKPKSVRRVYIPKPGSDKKRPLGIPCIWDRLVQQCILQVLEPICEPKFHNHSYGFRPNRDTHHAISRTVSMINMYKHYYCVDVDIKGFFDNVDHGKLLKQIWTLGIRDKRLISIISKILKSEIKGEGIPTKGTPQGGIISPLLSLIVLNELDWWISNQWETFKPNRMSNVEAFRTYAKKYTNLKDGFLIRYADDFKIMCGSYNEAQRWYHATVDFLKTRLKLDISEEKPKVINLKKNSSTYLGFKIKVVPKGKTRYGYIAKTDMSDKAIKNAKSNLKAKIINIRKDNPTVAIKNYNSAIRGIQNYYCIATNIYNNLTDVNYALLPTIRIRLRDISKTIPFKETDINFQKQTMGIQKETKIVTIGDMCLLPLTGVHHRSPMNFSQEISNYTSKGREKIHKNLMLITQREFEAIAKMRDPTETIEFNDNSLSAYVIQQGNCYITGKKLDVSHMKCIRKKPLKKRGTNNHGNIIFINSDVYKAIFTRKMVEAQGLLRKFKLNEEQWKKVNYIRQNYDYQKV